In Leuconostoc kimchii IMSNU 11154, the DNA window GCACCAATATAAAAAATAAGAATACGGATAATAATCGAGTTGATTGATTTTGGAATTGTTTTCAAAGGATCTTTTGTTTCGGCAGCTGTGATACCGACAAATTCAACGCCTAAAAATGCGAAAAATGCCATTTGAAAAGCTGCTAATAAGTTGTGACCATGATTTGCAATCAAACCATGTTGCCATAAAGTTGATAATTGGGTTATACCAGCTTCACTGCGTATATGAAAAACGACCATGATTATACCGATTAAGATCATTGCGACAATTGCGATAATCTTAATTAAAGCAAACCAAAATTCTGTTTCGCCAAAGGCTTTAACAGCGATAATATTCATACTATAGAGTACACCAAGAAATAGTAATTCCCATAACCAAGCAGGTGTTTGTGGTAACCAAAACTGCATGTACTTACCAATAGCAGTTAATTCAGCCATTGCAATAATAATCCAACCCAGCCAGTAAGTCCAACCCATAATAAAACCAGCGCGATCACCTAAATATTTTTTGATAAAGCCAATGAAAACAGTTTGATTATGATCAGTTAATAAGAGTTCCCCCAAGGCGCGCATCATGGAAAATACGAAAAATCCTGTGATAATATAAATTAATAAAATAGCTGGACCAGCCTTTTGGATGGAGTCACCAGCGCCCAAAAAAAGTCCGGTGCCAATTGTACCACCCAACGCAATCATATTGATATGACGCCCAGATAATGTACGAGATAGTTGTGGTTTTTCTGTCATAATGATTTTCCCTCCTAATCACTATGTTCTATAGTAAATTATCTTGTATAATAAATAAAACTAATCTTTTTCATTTTTACATGAAAAAAAGTATTCTAAGGGGTTATTAAATTGACGTTTTCTTATCAAGTATTTGCTACAGTTGTCCGTTATCAATCATTTTATCAGGCGTCTCAAGTGCTTAATGTGACAGCCAGCGCTGTTAGCCATTCAATTAATCAACTGGAAGCACAATTAGGATTTCCGTTACTCGTACGTAGCCGTTCTGGCATAAAATTAACGCGTGATGGGGCATTAGTTTTGCCGGTTATTCAACAAATATTGAATGATGAAGCTGATTTAATTCAGATGAGTCAGAATATTAACGGGCTACGTTCAGGTTCAATAAAAATAGGGGCTTTTAGCAGTGTCTGTGTCAATTGGCTCCCAAATATTCTAAGTACTTTTTCGAAACAATATCCTGATATTGAAGTATCGATTGTTCAAGATAGTTTTGAAGAAATCAGTAAACAGGTTAAAACTGGTGAGATTGATGTGGGTTTCACGACATTACCAGTGATGGATAATTTAACTATATTTCCGTTAATCGCGGATCCAATATTTTGTGTGACACCTGTTGATTTTATACCTCAAAATAAACAAACAATTACACAACACGATATTGTGAATCAGAAATTTATTTTGCAAAAAATAGATTACGATCGGGCCACAAAGACAGTTTTGGACAATTATGATGTGACGATTAATTCCATCAATTTTTCGATTGATGACCAGTCGATTATTGCGATGGTTGAAGCTGGTATTGGATTTGGAATTTTACCAGAATTAGCGTTGAAAAAAATTAAAGGGGATGTGGCTATTTATCCTTTTCATCAGTCGTTGACACGGCAAATCGTATTAGTGACCAATAAGAGTAAAGTCATGTCGCCCTCTGTTGTTGAATTAATAACAGCTATTAAGTGTTTTGTGAAAGAGACGTATTCGGTAAGGTAAGTGGTTAAAAAATCGTATAAAAAGTGCCAATACAGTGAGATTTTGCCTCACTGTATTGGCACCTTTTATATATCAGAGTTTCTTCTGCATGTTGATGTCTGTTATGTTGAATCCGCTTTTTTGATAAACGTGAATAGCGCGACTGTTGCTACCAAAAACATGTAACCCTAATGACGTGTACCCCATATTTTTTGTTTCACGTGAAACAAGGTCGAGCGTTTTTGAACCGAAGCCTCTATTTTGATAAGCTTTATAAATTTCAAAATCAAAGATAAATGCCATGGATGAATTTTCATTGTCAGTGCCGAACCAGATGTAGCCGATGATTTCTGAATCATTGAAAATTGAGTAAAGAAAATTGTTTGGTGTTTCAAGACCATTTGGTAATAACCGACCATAAGCTAATTGTGCATTTTTTTGCGCAGCTTCTGGTGTCCAAGTGCCGGCTGCAATTTTTTCTACGGCATATTCATTGACTGCAAAACTTAAATATTTTTGAAAGTGATTAGTTTCCATTGGTCTGAGTTTTAACATGAGAATGCGCCTTTGTAAATAATGAGTTAATCTAGTATAACATAATGTATCTATACGACTATCAGTAACACAAAAATAAAAGACCACCTTTGGGAGTAAGGTGGTCTTTTATTTTAAGGGAGGATACTTCATTATGAAAAATGAGGGGGAAAATGGTATAACCAAATAATTGATTATGTGTTTATAATAAACCCAATGGATTAAATGAACATCAAAACAATAACATTAGTGTACCAATACTGCACTAATTAATGCTATCACAGCAAGCAATGCTGTAATAACGAGTGCTTTATTATTAGTCTCTTTAATCATACTTGGCTCTCTATCTTCAAGGGAATCTGTTTTAGACAAAAAGTGAAACAAAACCCATATATTTGCCCAGGCACCAATTAACATCATTACAAGAAACGGAACGGGTAATTGTCCAAAAAAGGATTGGGTTGAAAACATGAGGAAAAAAATGATATTAGTGATGGAGGCAACCCACGTCATTTTTCTAGTCGCTCTTATTTCTTGAATATGTTTCACGTGGTCAATCATATGATTATCTTCTAATAATAGCTTATCCAATGAAATACGCAATATTTTAGCTATGTAAAGAACGTTGTCTAAATCAGGCATAGTTTTCCCTGTTTCCCAGTTAGAAATTGTTTTGTTGGAAACAAAAAGTTTTTCGGCAAGTTCGGATTGTGTTATGTTTAACTCTTGGCGTTTCGTTTTAATGATTTGAGCAAATGTCATTTGATTATCTCCAGTGTATAATAAATTTGTATATCACATATCTAACATATTTCTTAGTAATAATTTTTGCAATAGAAAGCGGTTTCTAATTAGGTAGAAGCGTTACGTGATGTGTATATGAAAAAAAACACGTATGAGGACTAAAAAATTGAGCCATGTGATTGGTTTTTCTAAGCATGGTAAAATTAAGATCATATGCTTCACAGATTACAGCAAAATGTGTTACTATAATGTCTGTGTGTCAAAATAGATAAATTTAACTTGATTTTAGAACGTTGAGTTTATCTTTACTGTAGGTAAAGAGGTTAAATTTATGAAAACCAATAAATATGAAGTGATTAAACAATATATTTTAGACAAGATATTAAGTGGTGAATATACTGTTGATCAAAAATTACCCACAGAGAGTGAGTTGATGGCGTTATTTTTGGTCAGTCGATATACGGTTCGACGGGCAATATCTGATCTTGAGAATGAAAAATTTATTTATCGTATCCAAGGTGGTGGTTCATTTGTCGCTGACAGAACGGATATTTCTCAAAAAGAAGTGGTCCCACAGGTTATTGGGTTCATGTCGACGCACATAGCTTCTTATATTTTTCCTGCCATTATTGATGGTGTTGACCAAGTATTATCGAAGAATAATTTTTCTTTCATTTTAGCAAATACCCACAACGATCCAGTGAGAGAACGCGCAGCTTTGAAAAATCTTATGAGACAAAATTTGGGCGGATTAATTGTGGAACCAACGCGTAGTGCATTAGAGACGCCTAACATTGATCTTTATCTTGAGTTGGAAAAACAAGGTATGCCAATTGTTTTTATTAATGCGGCTTATAAAAACTTTCAAAGCACCTCGTTGGTCAGTGATGACCAGCATGCTTTTTATGAGGCCACGAATTATCTTTTTAAAAAGCAGCACAAACGCATTGTAGGTATTTTTCAAGTGGATGATTTACAAGGTGTCAATCGACTTGATGGTTATCTTAAAGCATATCAAGATCATTCAGATTTACTGCCTTTCTGTAAACCAATCATGTACCAGTCGGGTGATGTACTTGGTGCACTAAACCAAGTGAATGAGTTATTATTAAAAAATGAAACAGAACGTCCTACGGCAATCATAGCTTATAATGACCAATTAGCTATTAGAATTATGGATTTAATTAACGATGTTGGGTTAAAAGTACCATCAGATATATCAATTATCGGTTTTGATGATTTCCAGTTATCACAATACATGTCTCCCAGATTAACAACAATGACACATGCACAGCATGATATGGGAAGGGATGCTGCATTGTTATTATTACAAAAAATAAATCATCGTAAAGTTAATTCCATTGTTTATAAGTCAGTTATGATTGAACGAGATTCTGTTCGAACATTAAATTAAATAAAAGAAGCGCTACCTTAATCAACGTGTTAGGGTAGCGCTTCTTTTATTTAATTTAAAGGTGTCCACTGAAAACATTCAGACGGTCGGATAAACTAGATTCAATTGCAGTGACGCCAGGTGCTAATAGCTTTCTTGGATCATAATTTTTACCTATTAAATCTTGGTCTGTTAAAATAAAATTTCTGAGTGCTTGATGGAATGCCAATTGTGCCTCGGTGTTAACGTTGACTTTTGCAACACCCATGTTAATCGCTGTTTTAATTTGATCATCTGGGACACCTGAACCGCCATGGAGGACAAAGGGTACGTGGTTATGGGTAACGTCATCTAAAGCAGTTGCTAGTGTTTTTAAATGTGCGAGATTGAGACCCGGCCAATGTTCAGGGTAACGACCATGAATGTTACCAATACCGGCAGCGATAAAATCAATGTTCGTTTGAATCATAGCAATGGCATCGGCAATCGGTGCAATTTCACCATCGCCGATGATACCGTCTTCTTCTCCGCCAATACTACCAACTTCAGCTTCTACTGATATATTTTTTTCATGTGCCAAAGCCACAATTTCTCGTGTTTTGGCTAGATTTTCAGCCAAAGGTAAATGTGAGCCATCAAACATGACTGATGTGAAGCCTGCATTAATAGCGGCTTTAGCGGCGTTATAATCACCATGATCAAGATGAATTGTAATGGGAACGTCAATGTTTAAATCTTGATCGAGATCTCGAATTAAATGGGCGACGGTCTCAAATCCGCCCATATATTTAATTGCGCCCATTGAGGCGGCAATGATGGTCGGCGCGTGTTTGTCTTGCGCAACGCGCAAAATAGCTTGTGTCCATTCAAGATTATTTGTATTAAAAGCACCAATAGCGTAACCATTGTCACGGGCGCTTTGTACAATTTGTTTGCCTGAAACGATTGTCATGAATTATTTCCAACTTTCTTTTTTAAGTTGTGTCGAGTTAGTACTATGAATAGCGGTAGATATGATTTATTAATCAATTCTTATTACTGTACCAATTTTTTTGAAGCGCATTTATATAGGTATCAAAATTCGTCATTAATTAATGATAAAAAATTTAAAACTGAAGGATTAAAAAATATGCTATTTTGATATCAAGTATTTTTAAGTATAAAAATGCGAATAATATGAATACCTCCTAGTTATGATTTTGACAAAATATGCATATTTGTTAGGTTAATCAAGTAATAATAACTAATAATTGCCGCTATACCAATTATTAGTTAATTTTAGTATACCTTTACTTTTTTAATTTATCAATAAAAATATATATGTTTGACATATACGGACAAATGTTTTATTATGGCATTGTAAGCGTTTCCAAAAAGTGGTGATTCTAGAAAACCAATTAATACTGAGACGTGATACAGATAGAACAAATTTTTTTGGAGAAAAGAAAATGACAAAATCAGAAGACTATAAATTTTGGTTTGTAGCAGGATCTCAGTTTTTATATGGACCAGAAGTTTTGAAGCAAGTAGAAATAGATTCAAAAAAAATGATTAAAAATCTGAATGAATCTGGCAACTTACCGTATCCTATCGAATTTAAAACGGTTGGTGTAACTGCAGAAAATATCACAGAAATAATGAAAAAAGCCAATTATGATGATTCTGTAGCAGGAATCGTGACTTGGGCACACACATTTTCTCCAGCTAAAAATTGGATTCGTGGCACACAATTGCTCAATAAGCCACTTTTGCATTTGGCTACTCAAATGTTGAACACCATTCCTTATGACACAATTGATTTTGACTACATGAACTTAAATCAATCAGCACACGGAGATCGAGAATATGCCTTTATCAATGCACGTTTACGCTTAAATAATAAAATTATTTTTGGTCACTGGGCTGATGAAGACATTCAACTGCAAATTGGTAAGTGGATGGACGTGGCTGTTGCCTATGATGAAAGCTTTAAAATTAAAATTGTTACATTTGCAGACAAGATGAGAAATGTTGCCGTAACTGACGGTGATAAGATCGAAGCACAAATCAAGCTTGGTTGGACAGTAGATTATTGGGGTGTTGGTGCCTTGGTTGAGTATGTCAATGCAGTAGACAACTCAGATATTGACAAGCTATACGATGATTTACAAGAGCAATATGATTTTGTGCAAGGTGATAACAGCGCTGAAAAGTTTGAACATCATGTGAAGTATCAACTGCGTGAATATATTGGTATTAAAAAGTTCTTAGATGATAAAGGCTATTCTGGCTTTACAACGAACTTTGAAGACTTAGTAGGACTAGAACAATTACCAGGGCTTGCCGCACAACTTTTGATGGCAGATGGTTACGGATTTGCTGGTGAAGGAGATTGGAAGACAGCTGCATTGACGCGTCTGTTAAAAATTATGTCACATAACCAAGCCACAGCATTTATGGAAGATTACACACTAGATTTGCGTAAAGGGCACGAAGCTATTTTGGGATCACATATGCTAGAAGTTGATCCAACAATTGCTTCTGATAAGCCACGAATTGAGGTGCATCCGTTAGGCATTGGTGGTAAAGAAGATCCAGCACGACTTGTCTTTACAGGTCGCTCTGGTGATGCTGTAGATGTTACGCTAGCAGACTTTGGAGATGAGTTTAAATTGATTAGTTATGATGTTACTGGAAACAAACCAGAAGCAGACACACCATATCTCCCTGTTGCTAAGCAATTATGGACACCAAAAACAGGATTAAAAGCTGGCGCGGAAGGCTGGCTAACGGTCGGCGGTGGACATCACACAACATTAAGCTTTTCAATTGATTCTGAGCAATTAACAGATTTGGCTAAGTTGTTTGGTATCAAGTTTGTTGATATTAGGTAAATGATTATGGAGAAAAAAATGGAACAAATATATATTAATCCGTTGGTTATACAACGAGCCGATCCCCAAATATATAAACATACTGATGGCTTTTACTATTTTAGTGCTTCAGTTCCTGCATACAACTTAATTGAATTACGCAAATCTCGTACCATAAATGGTTTGGCCCACGCTGCACCTAAAACAATATGGTTGAAACATGATCAAGGAGAAATGAGCCAGCTTATTTGGGCACCAGAACTTCACTATATCAGGGGAAAATGGTATATATATTTTGCGGCTTCAGACACAACAGCTTTAGATAAAAATGGCATGTTTCAACATAGAATGTTCGTGATAGAGTCATCCTCACCTGATCCTATGTCGTCTGAAGCGAATTGGATTGAAAAAGGAAGAGTGGAAACACCATTAGATAGTTTTTCATTGGATGCCACGGTTTTTGAAACTAATGGTACCTTGTATTATATCTGGGCGCAGAAAGATCCCACAATAGCAGGTAATTCAAACTTATATATTGCTGAAATGGCTAATCCGTGGACACTTAAATCCGAACCTGTACTATTATCTAATCCTGAATTTGATTGGGAAAAACGTGGATTTATGGTGAATGAGGGGCCAGCAATTTTGCATCATGCACATAAATTTTTTTTGACATACTCTGCAAGCGCTACTGATGAAAATTATGCGATGGGGATGCTGACAATTGATGATAACCAAGATTTTTTGAATCCTGATAATTGGCTTAAGTCAAATAACCCTGTATTTCAAAGTGATTTAGAAATAGGGCAATATGGACCTGGTCATAATTCATTTACCGTATCTGAAGATGGTGAAAGCAACTTACTAGTCTATCATTCAAGGAATTATACACATATTGTAGGTGATCCATTATATGATCCAAACAGGCATACGTGTGTGCAAAAATTTACTTTCAATGGGAATGGACAACCTGTTTTTGGTAGTCCAGTGCCCTATACAGAAAGAGGTGGTCTTAAATGAATAATACTGCTATAAATAAGAAAGGTCAGTTTTGGTCCTTTCCAGTCTCTCACTTTTCGTATTTCTTTATTTGGGCAATTGTTAACGGTTATTTAACACTTTGGTTGGAGCAAGTTGCACATCTGACCGGTTCAGAGTCTGGAATGGTATTTTCTTTGATGGCTGGTATGTCGTTGCTGTATCAACCCGTTTTTGGCATATTATCCGATAGACTGATTTTTAAGAAAACACTGGTGTTTATTATTTTACTTGCCGGAGTCATGATAGGGCCGTATTTTCAGTGGGCTTTTATGCCCCTATTAGCAGGATTGAATGCGTTTGGCGTTGCTACTGTGACAGGAATTTATCTTGCTTTCATTTTAAATGGTGGCGTATCCGTTATTGAGCAGTATATTCAAAGAGCATCGCTAGCTAATTCGTTTGAATTTGGACATTCACGTATCGGTGGATCCATTGCTGGCATGGTTGCTTCATTTATTGGTGGCAGACTCTTTTTATGGGCTCCCAATGCTATTTTTTGGGCTGCGTCGTTCACAGCATTTGTTGCGGTTATTATGTTTGCCTTCTTTAATAAAATTGACCTATCTCATGCTAGTTTAGTTGAGACAACAACAGATAAGTTGAAATTATCTGATGTTAAAAACGTGTTTAAATTAAAAAATTTTTGGGTACTTGGTATTTTCTATATGGGTGCTTCTGCGCTATATGACGTATTTGACCAACAGTTTATTATTTTTTTCCATCAATTTTTTCCATCCGTGGCTGCCTCAACAACTGTTTATTCCAACACAGTAACGGCACAGATGATTATAGAAATTTTATTAATGATACCAATGCCATGGATTATCAATAAGATTGGACCTCGTAATGGGTTGTTAATCTACGGCTTTATTACGGCTTTAAGAATTATAGGAACAGCGTTGGCCCCTAATTGGATATTTATTGTTGCTTTAAGATTATTAGCAGGATTTGAAATGCCACTAGTGTTGATTTCAATTATGAAATATATTTCTGATTCGTTTGACTTGAGAATATATGCCACAGTGTATGCATTAGCAGCTAATTTCATGAAACAAATTTCCGTATTTATTTTTTCAGCATTAGCTGGAACTATGTATGACGGGATTGGTTTCCAGAAGACCTATCTGATTATGGGATTTGTCGTATTAGCAATTTCTATATTTGCAGCTATTTTTTTAAAAAAGACAACTACATCACACGATCATGAAAAATATACGAACATAGAAGTTCAGGAATAAAAATATTTGGGAACGTTAGTCAAATGAGATTGATCTGATTAACGTTTTTCTACTAAAAGGAGAAGAACTGATGATAACACATCCAGAAATTAAATCAGCTTTACAAAATGGTGAAGTTTCATTGGGTGTAGAGTTTGGCTCTACTACAGTGAAGGCAGTATTAACAACAGAAGATTTTCAAACAATTGCCTCTGGTAGTTATGAATGGGACAACAATTTTCAGGATGGCCTGTGGACTTATGCTATTTCTGATGTTTTGCTAGGGTTGCAAACCGCATATGATCATTTGAAGCAAAAAATTTTAGCAGAGTATAACATTAAAATAAATAAAATCAAAACGATGGGATTTTCTGCAATGATGCATGGCTATCTCGTTTTTGACAAAGAAAATAGACAATTAGTACCATTTAGAACTTGGCGAAATGCAATTACTGGTGAAGCATCATCTGAGTTGACAAAATTATTCAACTTTAACATTCCACAAAGATGGAGTATAGCGCATCTGTACCAAGCCATTTTAAATCAAGAATCTCATGTTAAGAATATTGATTTTATGACAACACTGGCAGGCTATGTACATTGGCAGTTAACAGGTGAAAAAGTTATTGGCATTGGTGATGCATCAGGCATGTTTCCGATTGATGAGCAATCAAAAAACTATAATCAAACAATGCTCAAACAGTTT includes these proteins:
- a CDS encoding LysR family transcriptional regulator, yielding MTFSYQVFATVVRYQSFYQASQVLNVTASAVSHSINQLEAQLGFPLLVRSRSGIKLTRDGALVLPVIQQILNDEADLIQMSQNINGLRSGSIKIGAFSSVCVNWLPNILSTFSKQYPDIEVSIVQDSFEEISKQVKTGEIDVGFTTLPVMDNLTIFPLIADPIFCVTPVDFIPQNKQTITQHDIVNQKFILQKIDYDRATKTVLDNYDVTINSINFSIDDQSIIAMVEAGIGFGILPELALKKIKGDVAIYPFHQSLTRQIVLVTNKSKVMSPSVVELITAIKCFVKETYSVR
- the fba gene encoding class II fructose-1,6-bisphosphate aldolase, with protein sequence MTIVSGKQIVQSARDNGYAIGAFNTNNLEWTQAILRVAQDKHAPTIIAASMGAIKYMGGFETVAHLIRDLDQDLNIDVPITIHLDHGDYNAAKAAINAGFTSVMFDGSHLPLAENLAKTREIVALAHEKNISVEAEVGSIGGEEDGIIGDGEIAPIADAIAMIQTNIDFIAAGIGNIHGRYPEHWPGLNLAHLKTLATALDDVTHNHVPFVLHGGSGVPDDQIKTAINMGVAKVNVNTEAQLAFHQALRNFILTDQDLIGKNYDPRKLLAPGVTAIESSLSDRLNVFSGHL
- a CDS encoding helix-turn-helix domain-containing protein; this translates as MTFAQIIKTKRQELNITQSELAEKLFVSNKTISNWETGKTMPDLDNVLYIAKILRISLDKLLLEDNHMIDHVKHIQEIRATRKMTWVASITNIIFFLMFSTQSFFGQLPVPFLVMMLIGAWANIWVLFHFLSKTDSLEDREPSMIKETNNKALVITALLAVIALISAVLVH
- a CDS encoding oligosaccharide MFS transporter, with the translated sequence MNNTAINKKGQFWSFPVSHFSYFFIWAIVNGYLTLWLEQVAHLTGSESGMVFSLMAGMSLLYQPVFGILSDRLIFKKTLVFIILLAGVMIGPYFQWAFMPLLAGLNAFGVATVTGIYLAFILNGGVSVIEQYIQRASLANSFEFGHSRIGGSIAGMVASFIGGRLFLWAPNAIFWAASFTAFVAVIMFAFFNKIDLSHASLVETTTDKLKLSDVKNVFKLKNFWVLGIFYMGASALYDVFDQQFIIFFHQFFPSVAASTTVYSNTVTAQMIIEILLMIPMPWIINKIGPRNGLLIYGFITALRIIGTALAPNWIFIVALRLLAGFEMPLVLISIMKYISDSFDLRIYATVYALAANFMKQISVFIFSALAGTMYDGIGFQKTYLIMGFVVLAISIFAAIFLKKTTTSHDHEKYTNIEVQE
- a CDS encoding GntR family transcriptional regulator produces the protein MKTNKYEVIKQYILDKILSGEYTVDQKLPTESELMALFLVSRYTVRRAISDLENEKFIYRIQGGGSFVADRTDISQKEVVPQVIGFMSTHIASYIFPAIIDGVDQVLSKNNFSFILANTHNDPVRERAALKNLMRQNLGGLIVEPTRSALETPNIDLYLELEKQGMPIVFINAAYKNFQSTSLVSDDQHAFYEATNYLFKKQHKRIVGIFQVDDLQGVNRLDGYLKAYQDHSDLLPFCKPIMYQSGDVLGALNQVNELLLKNETERPTAIIAYNDQLAIRIMDLINDVGLKVPSDISIIGFDDFQLSQYMSPRLTTMTHAQHDMGRDAALLLLQKINHRKVNSIVYKSVMIERDSVRTLN
- a CDS encoding GNAT family N-acetyltransferase, whose amino-acid sequence is MLKLRPMETNHFQKYLSFAVNEYAVEKIAAGTWTPEAAQKNAQLAYGRLLPNGLETPNNFLYSIFNDSEIIGYIWFGTDNENSSMAFIFDFEIYKAYQNRGFGSKTLDLVSRETKNMGYTSLGLHVFGSNSRAIHVYQKSGFNITDINMQKKL
- a CDS encoding amino acid permease — protein: MTEKPQLSRTLSGRHINMIALGGTIGTGLFLGAGDSIQKAGPAILLIYIITGFFVFSMMRALGELLLTDHNQTVFIGFIKKYLGDRAGFIMGWTYWLGWIIIAMAELTAIGKYMQFWLPQTPAWLWELLFLGVLYSMNIIAVKAFGETEFWFALIKIIAIVAMILIGIIMVVFHIRSEAGITQLSTLWQHGLIANHGHNLLAAFQMAFFAFLGVEFVGITAAETKDPLKTIPKSINSIIIRILIFYIGALLAIMTIQPWTNYSANTSPFVQVFSGIGIPAAAGIINFVILTAAASSLNSALFTTGRMIFSLSPKNSFFSQLNSHYIPMRGINLSTALIATVIGLNYIFPEDAFSMVTATASATFIVIYISLLITHIQYRKSDHFINGQKKFLMPFAPFSNYLTIVFMAGVFLILLLSPATMMTTILSIIWFVVLFIISLYKVRVQ
- the araA gene encoding L-arabinose isomerase, with the translated sequence MTKSEDYKFWFVAGSQFLYGPEVLKQVEIDSKKMIKNLNESGNLPYPIEFKTVGVTAENITEIMKKANYDDSVAGIVTWAHTFSPAKNWIRGTQLLNKPLLHLATQMLNTIPYDTIDFDYMNLNQSAHGDREYAFINARLRLNNKIIFGHWADEDIQLQIGKWMDVAVAYDESFKIKIVTFADKMRNVAVTDGDKIEAQIKLGWTVDYWGVGALVEYVNAVDNSDIDKLYDDLQEQYDFVQGDNSAEKFEHHVKYQLREYIGIKKFLDDKGYSGFTTNFEDLVGLEQLPGLAAQLLMADGYGFAGEGDWKTAALTRLLKIMSHNQATAFMEDYTLDLRKGHEAILGSHMLEVDPTIASDKPRIEVHPLGIGGKEDPARLVFTGRSGDAVDVTLADFGDEFKLISYDVTGNKPEADTPYLPVAKQLWTPKTGLKAGAEGWLTVGGGHHTTLSFSIDSEQLTDLAKLFGIKFVDIR
- a CDS encoding family 43 glycosylhydrolase, producing the protein MEQIYINPLVIQRADPQIYKHTDGFYYFSASVPAYNLIELRKSRTINGLAHAAPKTIWLKHDQGEMSQLIWAPELHYIRGKWYIYFAASDTTALDKNGMFQHRMFVIESSSPDPMSSEANWIEKGRVETPLDSFSLDATVFETNGTLYYIWAQKDPTIAGNSNLYIAEMANPWTLKSEPVLLSNPEFDWEKRGFMVNEGPAILHHAHKFFLTYSASATDENYAMGMLTIDDNQDFLNPDNWLKSNNPVFQSDLEIGQYGPGHNSFTVSEDGESNLLVYHSRNYTHIVGDPLYDPNRHTCVQKFTFNGNGQPVFGSPVPYTERGGLK